From a single Sphingosinicellaceae bacterium genomic region:
- a CDS encoding CoA-binding protein, protein MPLTTDDELRDLLTSARTIAVVGASDDPAKASYEVMGALQAHGYRAIPVNPRITGEHVHGEFVWRELAQIGDPIDIVDIFRRSEDVGPIVDDAIAVGAKAVWMQLGIENAEAAAKAEAAGLKVVMNRCPKIELRRLGVAKVVPDES, encoded by the coding sequence ATGCCGCTGACCACCGACGACGAACTCCGCGACCTGCTGACCTCGGCGCGCACCATCGCGGTCGTCGGCGCATCCGACGATCCCGCCAAGGCGAGCTACGAGGTGATGGGCGCGCTGCAGGCGCACGGCTACCGCGCCATCCCGGTCAACCCGCGGATCACCGGCGAGCACGTCCACGGCGAGTTCGTCTGGCGCGAGCTGGCGCAGATCGGCGACCCCATCGACATCGTCGACATCTTCCGCCGCTCGGAGGACGTCGGCCCGATCGTCGACGACGCCATAGCCGTCGGAGCGAAAGCCGTGTGGATGCAGCTCGGCATCGAGAACGCCGAGGCCGCCGCCAAGGCCGAGGCGGCGGGCCTGAAGGTGGTGATGAACCGCTGCCCGAAGATCGAGTTGCGGCGCCTCGGCGTCGCCAAGGTCGTGCCCGACGAAAGCTGA
- a CDS encoding alpha/beta hydrolase — MHRALIAALALTLATAATAEVRPYPAKFRISEIATNGTTLHVRVGGSGPAVVLLHGYGETGDMWTPLAVELMRDHTVIVPDLRGMGLSDHPAGGYDKATQGRDIAGLLDVLKVRSADVVAHDIGNMVAYAFAAQFRDRVTKLVLIDAPLPGVGPWEEIIKNPLLWHFRFGGPDMERLVAGRERIYLDRFWNDFSSDPKKFDEASRAHYAALYALPGAMHSGFAQFAAFDKDAVDNKAFVAAGKLTIPVLAVGGEKSFGRTMQAVTEFAASDVRGAVIPASGHWIMEENPAATVATVRAFLDGKI, encoded by the coding sequence ATGCATCGCGCCCTGATTGCCGCCCTCGCGTTGACCTTGGCGACTGCGGCCACCGCCGAGGTCAGGCCCTATCCGGCGAAGTTCCGGATCAGCGAGATCGCCACCAACGGCACGACGCTCCATGTCCGCGTCGGCGGCAGCGGCCCGGCGGTAGTGCTGCTTCACGGCTACGGCGAGACCGGCGACATGTGGACCCCGCTCGCGGTCGAGCTGATGCGCGACCACACTGTCATTGTCCCCGATTTGCGCGGCATGGGGCTGTCGGACCATCCGGCAGGTGGCTACGACAAGGCGACGCAGGGCCGCGACATCGCCGGGCTGCTCGACGTGTTGAAGGTCCGCAGCGCCGACGTCGTCGCCCACGATATCGGCAACATGGTCGCCTATGCCTTCGCCGCGCAATTTCGCGACCGGGTGACGAAACTGGTGCTGATCGACGCGCCGCTGCCCGGCGTCGGGCCGTGGGAGGAGATCATCAAGAACCCGCTGCTCTGGCATTTCCGCTTCGGTGGCCCCGACATGGAGCGGCTGGTGGCGGGGCGCGAGCGGATCTACCTCGACCGCTTCTGGAACGACTTTTCCTCCGACCCGAAGAAGTTCGACGAAGCTTCGCGGGCTCACTACGCGGCGTTGTATGCGCTACCCGGCGCGATGCACTCGGGGTTCGCGCAGTTCGCGGCGTTCGACAAGGACGCGGTCGACAACAAGGCGTTCGTCGCGGCGGGCAAGCTGACCATCCCGGTGCTTGCGGTCGGCGGCGAGAAATCGTTCGGCCGGACGATGCAGGCCGTCACCGAATTCGCCGCCAGCGACGTGCGGGGTGCCGTCATCCCGGCGTCCGGCCACTGGATCATGGAGGAGAACCCCGCCGCCACGGTCGCCACGGTGCGCGCGTTCCTCGACGGCAAGATCTAG